The Deinococcus depolymerans genome includes a region encoding these proteins:
- a CDS encoding thymidylate synthase, translated as MKQYLDLMRHVLENGTVKTDRTGTGTRSVFGAQMRFDLRDGFPLVTTKRVHLKSVIYELLWFLRGESNVRWLQERGVSIWDEWAAPDGELGPVYGVQWRSWPTPDGGSIDQIAQVIEQIKRTPDSRRLIVNAWNVAQIDDMALPPCHTMFQFYVADGRLSCQLYQRSVDCGLGLPFNIASYALLTMMVAQVTGLEPGEFIHTSGDAHIYLNHIDQVKEQLTREPHPLPVMHLNPEVKDIFDFKYEDFRLEGYKAHPHIKMAVSV; from the coding sequence ATGAAGCAGTACCTCGATCTGATGCGACATGTGCTGGAGAACGGCACCGTGAAAACCGACCGGACCGGCACCGGCACCCGCTCGGTGTTCGGCGCGCAGATGCGCTTCGACCTGCGCGACGGCTTCCCGCTCGTCACCACCAAGCGGGTGCACCTGAAAAGCGTGATCTACGAACTGCTGTGGTTCCTGCGCGGCGAGAGCAACGTCCGGTGGCTCCAGGAGCGCGGCGTGAGCATCTGGGACGAATGGGCCGCCCCGGACGGCGAGCTTGGCCCGGTGTACGGCGTGCAGTGGCGCAGCTGGCCCACCCCGGACGGCGGCAGCATCGACCAGATCGCGCAGGTCATCGAGCAGATCAAACGCACCCCGGACAGCCGCCGCCTGATCGTGAACGCCTGGAACGTCGCGCAGATTGACGACATGGCCCTGCCCCCCTGCCACACCATGTTCCAGTTCTACGTCGCCGACGGGCGGCTCAGCTGTCAGCTTTATCAGAGATCGGTCGATTGTGGCCTGGGTCTGCCGTTCAATATCGCCTCGTACGCCCTGTTGACGATGATGGTCGCGCAGGTCACGGGCCTTGAACCCGGTGAGTTCATTCACACGTCCGGGGACGCGCACATCTACCTGAATCACATTGATCAGGTGAAAGAACAGTTGACGCGCGAGCCGCACCCCCTCCCTGTGATGCATCTGAACCCGGAGGTCAAGGATATTTTCGATTTCAAGTACGAAGATTTCCGACTTGAAGGATACAAGGCGCATCCTCATATCAAGATGGCCGTTTCAGTCTGA